The Citrifermentans bemidjiense Bem genome window below encodes:
- a CDS encoding thioredoxin fold domain-containing protein → MNKGILQSLKQLAGVAVLAVATFFSTAALAQSDLDLDKAVKVGTGKTMVIEFTDPDCPFCRKAEAYFQKRNDVTRYIFFIPLAKHPASKGKVQYILSASDKVKAMCEVTSDDFDTKKLSQITAKGKKLQKEHEEIARANKMTSTPTFVIYGRIIEGFDLKKLEPLLK, encoded by the coding sequence ATGAATAAGGGAATTTTGCAAAGTCTTAAGCAATTGGCCGGAGTGGCAGTACTGGCAGTGGCGACGTTTTTTTCGACCGCGGCTTTAGCTCAAAGCGACCTGGATCTGGACAAGGCAGTGAAGGTGGGGACCGGAAAGACCATGGTGATAGAGTTCACCGATCCCGACTGTCCCTTCTGCAGGAAAGCCGAAGCGTACTTCCAGAAGAGAAACGACGTCACCCGTTACATCTTCTTCATACCCCTGGCAAAGCACCCCGCGTCCAAGGGCAAGGTGCAGTACATACTTTCCGCAAGCGACAAGGTCAAAGCGATGTGTGAAGTAACGTCCGACGATTTCGACACCAAGAAGCTGTCGCAGATCACGGCCAAAGGGAAGAAACTGCAAAAAGAGCACGAAGAGATCGCCCGTGCCAACAAGATGACCTCAACCCCCACCTTTGTCATCTACGGCAGGATCATAGAAGGCTTCGACCTGAAAAAACTGGAGCCGCTGCTGAAATAG
- a CDS encoding acylphosphatase, whose protein sequence is MRTRSTVIVRGRVQGVSFRYHTTRAAARNQVSGWVANLSDGSVKACFEGEADDVEAMVEWCRRGPESARVDELSEQKGEYAGEFTGFEIRGDDE, encoded by the coding sequence GTGAGAACCAGGTCGACCGTCATAGTGCGGGGGAGGGTTCAGGGTGTCTCCTTTCGTTACCACACAACGCGCGCAGCAGCCCGCAACCAGGTTTCAGGGTGGGTTGCCAATCTCTCCGACGGCTCCGTCAAGGCATGTTTCGAGGGCGAGGCGGACGACGTCGAGGCGATGGTTGAGTGGTGCCGCAGGGGGCCCGAGTCGGCCCGGGTCGACGAACTGAGCGAGCAGAAAGGGGAGTACGCCGGGGAGTTCACCGGTTTCGAAATAAGGGGCGACGATGAATAA